In one Sphingomonas sp. AP4-R1 genomic region, the following are encoded:
- a CDS encoding succinate dehydrogenase assembly factor 2: protein MDRDTRLKRLRFRAWHRGTKEADLMIGGFYDQCAQDWSDADIAWFEAFLEEQDVDIMAWAMKVQPIPPQWQGPMMERLCRLDFVEVQK from the coding sequence ATGGACCGCGACACCCGCCTCAAGCGCCTGCGTTTCCGCGCCTGGCATCGCGGCACGAAGGAAGCCGATCTGATGATCGGTGGCTTCTACGACCAGTGCGCGCAGGACTGGAGCGACGCCGACATCGCCTGGTTCGAAGCGTTTCTGGAGGAGCAGGACGTGGACATCATGGCCTGGGCGATGAAGGTCCAGCCGATCCCGCCCCAGTGGCAGGGACCGATGATGGAGCGCCTGTGCCGTCTCGATTTCGTGGAGGTGCAGAAGTGA
- the recG gene encoding ATP-dependent DNA helicase RecG, translating into MRPDILHPLFTEIEALKGVGPALARPLGRLGLAKVRDLLFHLPTGWIDRKTVTELDEADVGQIVTTVVTPTDYRFGGSARAPARVVAMDAADNTVALVFFGGGSGYAKKLLPLGEPRAISGKLERYDQWLQIVHPEVMAPDEAKALPEREAVYPLSEGLTGKRLAALIQTAEERMPDLPEWIEPSLLARHGWPDWRDAVTRIHADPSERIVRERLAYDELFANQLALMLVRASSRRRRGNPLVGDGRLRDALKLPYSPTGAQARSMREIEGDLAQSAPMLRLLQGDVGAGKTLVALMAMLVAVEAGAQAAMLAPTEILARQHYDTLSRQLAGLPVNIAVLTGRDKGRAREATMMGLADGSIHILVGTHAIFQEAVAYRHLGLVVIDEQHRFGVAQRMLLTQKAERPPHLLAMTATPIPRTLTLSQYGEMDVSRLDERPPGRQPIETRVISEERLGEVVDGLGRHLAAGGQAYWVCPLVEENEASDLAAAESRAIMLKARFGETVGLIHGRMKGPEKDQVMEAFSTGRLGVLVATTVIEVGVDVPNSTLMIIEHADRFGLAQLHQLRGRVGRGEGRSVCILLRGGQLGETARARLALLRESNDGFRIAEEDLRLRGAGEILGTRQSGEAAFRLASPEQVQALIEVASDDARLLVDRDGGLEGPRGQAARIALYLFERDAAVGLLHSG; encoded by the coding sequence TTGCGGCCGGACATACTTCACCCGCTCTTCACTGAAATCGAGGCCCTGAAAGGCGTCGGACCCGCGCTCGCCAGGCCGCTCGGCCGGCTCGGGCTCGCGAAGGTGCGCGATCTGCTGTTCCACCTGCCGACCGGTTGGATCGACCGGAAGACGGTGACGGAACTGGACGAGGCCGATGTCGGCCAGATCGTGACGACGGTGGTGACGCCGACCGACTATCGCTTCGGCGGATCGGCGCGTGCGCCCGCCCGCGTCGTGGCGATGGACGCGGCCGACAACACGGTGGCGCTGGTCTTCTTCGGCGGCGGCTCCGGCTATGCGAAGAAACTGTTGCCGCTGGGCGAGCCGCGCGCGATCAGCGGCAAGCTGGAGCGCTACGATCAGTGGCTCCAGATCGTCCACCCTGAGGTGATGGCGCCCGACGAGGCGAAGGCGCTGCCCGAGCGCGAGGCCGTCTACCCGCTGTCCGAAGGGCTCACCGGCAAGAGGCTCGCCGCTTTGATCCAGACTGCGGAAGAGCGGATGCCCGATCTGCCCGAATGGATCGAGCCGAGCCTGCTCGCGCGCCACGGCTGGCCGGACTGGCGCGACGCAGTCACGCGCATCCACGCCGATCCGTCCGAGCGGATCGTGCGCGAGCGGCTGGCCTATGACGAACTGTTCGCCAACCAGCTCGCCTTGATGCTGGTGCGTGCCAGCTCCCGGCGGCGGCGCGGCAATCCTCTGGTGGGCGACGGGCGGCTGCGCGATGCGCTGAAACTGCCTTATTCGCCCACGGGCGCGCAGGCGCGATCGATGCGCGAGATCGAGGGTGACCTCGCCCAGTCCGCGCCGATGCTGCGCCTGCTGCAGGGCGATGTCGGCGCGGGCAAGACTTTGGTGGCGCTGATGGCGATGCTGGTGGCGGTGGAGGCGGGCGCGCAGGCGGCGATGCTGGCACCGACCGAGATCCTCGCGCGCCAGCATTATGACACGCTCTCGCGCCAGCTGGCGGGCCTGCCCGTCAACATCGCGGTGCTGACCGGGCGCGACAAGGGCCGTGCGCGCGAGGCGACGATGATGGGCCTCGCCGACGGATCGATCCACATCCTCGTCGGCACGCACGCGATCTTCCAGGAGGCCGTCGCCTATCGCCATCTGGGGTTGGTGGTGATCGACGAGCAGCATCGCTTCGGCGTCGCCCAGCGCATGCTGCTGACGCAGAAGGCGGAGCGCCCCCCGCATCTGCTGGCGATGACCGCGACGCCGATCCCGCGCACGCTGACGCTCAGCCAATATGGCGAGATGGACGTGAGCCGCCTCGACGAGCGCCCGCCGGGGCGCCAGCCGATCGAGACGCGGGTGATCTCCGAAGAGCGGCTCGGCGAGGTGGTCGACGGGCTCGGGCGTCATCTGGCGGCCGGGGGGCAGGCCTATTGGGTCTGTCCGCTGGTCGAGGAGAATGAGGCGAGCGACCTCGCCGCCGCCGAAAGCCGCGCGATCATGCTGAAGGCGCGCTTCGGCGAGACGGTCGGGCTGATCCACGGCCGCATGAAGGGACCGGAGAAGGATCAGGTGATGGAAGCCTTTTCGACCGGCCGCCTCGGCGTGCTGGTCGCCACCACCGTGATCGAGGTGGGCGTGGACGTGCCCAATTCCACCTTGATGATCATCGAGCATGCCGATCGCTTCGGCCTCGCCCAGCTCCACCAGTTGCGCGGGCGCGTGGGGCGGGGCGAGGGGCGCTCGGTCTGCATCCTGCTGCGCGGCGGGCAATTGGGCGAGACGGCGCGTGCGCGCCTCGCTCTGCTGCGCGAGAGCAATGACGGCTTCCGCATCGCGGAGGAGGATCTGCGCCTGCGCGGTGCGGGCGAGATATTGGGCACGCGCCAGTCGGGCGAGGCGGCGTTCCGGCTCGCCAGCCCCGAACAGGTGCAGGCGTTGATCGAGGTGGCGAGCGATGACGCCCGCCTCCTCGTTGATCGCGACGGCGGGCTGGAAGGGCCGCGCGGCCAGGCCGCCCGGATCGCTCTCTATCTTTTCGAGCGGGATGCCGCCGTGGGGCTGCTGCACTCCGGCTGA
- a CDS encoding bestrophin family protein, protein MILNRIPRIRQIFTEIWKVLGALFLWDVIVTAFYFIMPFHAPALPLTLFGTVLALFLGFKSNSAYQRWWEGRILWGAMVNASRSLARASSTFLEGGGAATHDLRRTIILRQIAYVHALRCQLRRQDPAPDVLRMLSPEEAQEGLSRANVANGLLDGTGRRFAQAQRQGHIDTIQQSRIESLLIDMANAQGGMERIKNTPLPNGYRFFPEFFTRLFCVLLPIGLVETLGIATPVGSTVAGIMFLAALRIGDDLVDPFANAVHDVPLSAICRTIEIDLLQGIGDPAPPPAQPVNGVLW, encoded by the coding sequence ATGATTCTGAATCGTATTCCCCGTATCCGCCAGATCTTCACGGAGATCTGGAAAGTCCTCGGCGCGTTGTTCCTGTGGGACGTGATCGTCACGGCCTTCTATTTCATCATGCCGTTCCATGCGCCGGCGCTGCCGCTCACCCTGTTCGGCACGGTGCTGGCGCTGTTCCTCGGCTTCAAGAGCAACTCGGCCTATCAGCGCTGGTGGGAAGGGCGCATCCTGTGGGGCGCGATGGTCAATGCATCGCGCAGCCTGGCACGCGCGTCCAGCACGTTTCTGGAAGGGGGCGGCGCGGCGACGCACGATCTGCGGCGTACGATCATTCTGCGCCAGATCGCCTATGTCCATGCGCTGCGCTGCCAGTTGCGGCGGCAGGATCCCGCGCCGGACGTGCTGCGGATGCTGAGCCCGGAGGAGGCGCAGGAGGGGCTCAGCCGCGCCAACGTCGCCAACGGCCTGCTCGACGGCACCGGCCGCCGGTTCGCGCAGGCGCAGCGGCAGGGGCATATCGACACGATCCAGCAGTCGCGCATCGAAAGCCTGCTGATCGACATGGCCAACGCGCAGGGCGGCATGGAGCGGATCAAGAATACGCCGCTGCCGAACGGCTACCGCTTCTTCCCGGAATTCTTCACGCGCCTGTTCTGCGTGCTGCTGCCGATCGGGCTGGTCGAGACGCTGGGCATCGCCACGCCGGTGGGATCGACGGTGGCGGGCATCATGTTTCTCGCCGCGCTCCGGATCGGTGATGATCTGGTCGACCCCTTCGCCAATGCAGTTCATGACGTGCCGTTGAGTGCGATCTGCCGGACGATCGAGATCGATCTGCTGCAGGGCATCGGCGATCCCGCGCCGCCGCCGGCCCAGCCGGTGAACGGGGTGCTCTGGTAA